Within Acidobacteriota bacterium, the genomic segment AGTACGACTTCTCGAGCGTGCGGTACGTCTCGAACACCGCCGCCGCGCTGCCCGTGAAGCACATCACGATGCTGCGCGACATCTTTCCGCGCGCCCGCGTGTACTCCATGTACGGGCTCACGGAGTGCAAGCGCTGCACCTACCTGCCGCCGGCCGACATCGACCGCAAGCCCACGAGCGTGGGCATCGCCATTCCCAACACCGAGCTGTGGATTGTCGACGAGGCCGGAGAGCGCGTGGGCCCTGGCGTCGTCGGCCAGCTCGTCATCCGCGGCGCCACCGTGATGAAGGGCTACTGGGAGAAGCCCGAGGCCACCGCGGCCAAGCTGAAGCCCGGCCCCCTGCCGGGTGAGCAGGTGCTCTATACCGGCGACTACTGCCGCCTCGACGAGGAGGGCTACCTCTACTTCGTCGGCCGCATGGACGATGTGATCAAGTCGCGAGGGGAGAAGGTGGCGCCGAAGGAGGTGGAGGGCGTGCTGTACAACATCGCGGGCGTGAAGGACGCGGCGGTGATTGGCGTGCCCGACGAGATTCTGGGGCAGGCGGTGAAGGCCTTCGTCGTGCTCGAGGACGGCGTGTCGATGACCGAGAAGGACGTCGTCCGCGAGTGCCACGCGAAGCTCGAGAACTTCATGGTGCCGAAGCACGTGGTGTTCGTCCCCGACCTACCGAAGACGGACACGGGCAAGATCAAGAAGACGGGGCTCGCGTGACCACGACGCTCGACGGGCCGATGTGTGCACCCGTGCTGGCACAGCGCGGCGGGTCCTGTCGCCGGACAGCCCCACCCGCGGCCACCCCACCGCGCAAAGTCCGCGCGGCGGGGGCCCCGGCGGTGGTGGGCGCCGGGAGTACTTGTCACGGGGGAGGCGCCTGCGCGGCGGGCGGGGCGCCCCGTCCGGCGCCACCCGCACGCGGCTGGCTGCGCTGCCAGCACGGGTGGAGTTCGGGGTGGTCGTGACTGAAGAGGCCGCGTTCCACGACGTCGGCGGCGAGCGTCTGTTCGCCGTCGTGCATCGGCCCGCCACCGAGACGGGGCGGGGCGTCGTGTTGTGTGCGCCGCTTGGCGAGGAGCAGCTGTGGGCGCACCGGGTGTTCGTGTCGTGGGCGCGCGAGCTGGGCGCGCAGGGGTTCACGGTCGTGAGGTTCGACTACCGAGGCGAGGGCGACAGCGACCGGGAGTTCGAGCAGAGCGATCTCGAGACGCGCGTGGCTGACACGGCGCACGCGCTGGACATTCTGCGGAGTGCGGCACCCGGGCTGCAGGACACCACGGTTGTGGGGCTGCGCCTCGGGGCGAGCATTGCTGCCCTGGCCGCGACGAGCCAGGAGGGTGTCGACCGTCTGGTGCTGTGCGACCCCGTGGCCGACGGCGCGGCCTACATGCAGGCCGTGCTGCGGATCAACCTCGCCGCGCAGATGGCGCTGCACCGCAAGGTCGTGACCGGCCGCGACGAGCTGGTGGCGGCCATGGAGGACGGTGCCACCGTCAACATCGAGGGCTACGAGCTCGCGGCGCCGTTCTACCGCCAGGTGACGGCGTTTCGTCTGGCCGAGACGCTGCCGCAGTTCGCGGGCGCGAGTCTGCTGGTGCAGATTGCCGCCGAGGCCGCGCCGCCACGCAGTGACCTTGCCGCGCTCGAGGCGGCCTGTCCTCGCGTACGCGTCGCGTCGGTGGTCGAGGAGCCGTTCTGGAAGGAGATCAAGACCTTCTACCAGCGGGCCGGGCGGCTCTTCGACGTGACGCGGCAGTGGCTCGAGGAGCCCGTACCGTGCGGGTGACGCCCGTCGCCTTTCCCAATCGCGACGGGCTGCAACTGTCGGGTGTGGTGCACGAGCCCGACCCACAGGCGGCGCGCGGCGTGTGCGTGCTGCTGCTTTCGCCCGGCATCAAGGGGCGGGTGGGTCCCCATCGTCTCTACCTGAAGATGGCCGCCCGCCTCGTGCCGCTCGGTTATCACGTGCTGCGGTTCGACTACCACGGGCTCGGCGACTCGGCGGGTGAGCTCGCCGAGCGTGTTCTGGCCGACGTGTACTGCGGCGTGCAGAACGGCCGGTACGTGGACGACACGCGCGCGGCCATGGACTGGTTCGGGCGGGAGTACGGTGTGGAGAGGTTCGTCGCGTCGGGCCTGTGCGGCGGTGCCATCAGCGGCCTGCTGGCGGCGGCGGTCGACGACCGCATCCAGGCGGTGTGGTGCCTGGGCGTGCCGGTGACCTTCGACGGCGGCCAGGAGAACTGGGGCAAGTACCTGACGCGAGGGCAACTCGACGACCTGAAGGGGGCGTACCTCCGCAAGGTCGCGAGCCCCAGGGCCTGGGGCCGGTTTCTTTCGGGGCGTTCGAGCTACGAGGTGATCTGGAAGATCGTGCGTCGGATGCTCGGGAGGGGGACGCCGGCGGCGTCGCCG encodes:
- a CDS encoding alpha/beta fold hydrolase, giving the protein MVVTEEAAFHDVGGERLFAVVHRPATETGRGVVLCAPLGEEQLWAHRVFVSWARELGAQGFTVVRFDYRGEGDSDREFEQSDLETRVADTAHALDILRSAAPGLQDTTVVGLRLGASIAALAATSQEGVDRLVLCDPVADGAAYMQAVLRINLAAQMALHRKVVTGRDELVAAMEDGATVNIEGYELAAPFYRQVTAFRLAETLPQFAGASLLVQIAAEAAPPRSDLAALEAACPRVRVASVVEEPFWKEIKTFYQRAGRLFDVTRQWLEEPVPCG